tgacctgtccagggtgtcccctgccttcgctcgagtcagctgggataggctgaagcaccccccgcgaccgtaatgaggataaagcggtgtatagagaatggatggatggatggatggatggatggattttccaggttttccagGACACGTGGGAACCCTGTATGTGTTTTTGACCAATAAAAATCTGACAGCAGTGTGAAAGGCACACATTCATAAAATCACTCCTGACAGGTGTCATAAACCTCACCTGTCCTCCAGACTTGCCGCGGCCGTACTGTCGTCCTTCTTTGAAGCCGGCATCCCAGTCTGTCCTGATGATACGGTCGTCCAGCCGCGTGCCATTAATGAATCGCATCGCATGTTCTGCATCTGCTCGTGTGTAGTATCTGGTACAGCAGGAGTTAAAGCAAAACATGCACACTCGGTGCCGCAACAGGAACGTAAAGCTAATAGAGATGCACAACGCTTTGGTTACTAACTTGACATGCATATCGTAAACTCAGGACCTGTGTGCTTTCTGTGCATTAATTAGTTGTAACGTGGGTTTCAGATTTAAAAGGATACTCTACAAAGCAGAATCCACAGGCAGTCTTCTTGACTTTATCCAGGCCAATGATGATGCGCTTGACGTCTCCACTTTTAGAAAACAGCTCGTGCACCTGTTCACCACATTCAAAGATGATACGGTTACAAAACTATGTAGGAGATAAGAAATGTTTGCCAAACACAGAAGAGCATCCTGAAAATTACTACTGTAACAGATTTTAAATACCCCAGCATTTCTGCATATTTCATTAGAAACTTTGCAACTAGTGTAAAAGACAGAGTTAAACAGACTTTGAGAATAGGAGGTGACGGCCATACAAAGATAAAAACTACTAATTCTTGgatcttttaaaaacacattctgactTTTATCTTTTCATCATGACATAATAAGATGAGAATAAATGTATTTCTAAATCAGTTGGTACAGGGTGGACAGGGTGGACTCAGTGACAATGATGATGTCTGGTACCTGCTCCTCAGTGGTGTAGAAGGAGAGGTTCCCCACATACAATGTGTTGCTCTGCTTCAGCAGCTTCTCCTGTTCATAGCGGTTACCCTGAAAACACAAGCAAAGTTGAAAATACAAGTCAAATCTGCTCTTAAGAAGCTACGGACATCACAGGTAGTCCCCTAACACCTCAACAAACACTCACAACTTTGAAACTAGATTCTGACTGACAGTTTTGAGTTGCTGGTTAAAGGAAAAATTGAAACTTAAATGACAATATTAACTGTCAAATCATCCAATTCTAACTCACCAGTTGTTTGTAAGGTTATTGGACAGCATAGTTAAAGCcataataatgttttaaatcCATTTTCAGATTTATGAAACCTTAGCTTTCttcaagaaaactcaaaaagagCAATCTCAGCCATCCAGCTATACACAAAACCAGGTCTAAATGTTCACAGCCACGGAACTTAGAATGTCAGATCTGGACTAGATTAACAAAGAGAGTCTAAAAGCTGTTTAACATATGGTTTCAGATttgtaaaatgaaagaaaaatctgaattggTAGCCTCCCGAGTTTCCTTAAAACTTAGAACTGAAGATACAGAACAGAACTGATAGCTTACATTCAACAAACAGAAGGCAGCAATCAGTGATCAGGACTAACAGGAGAAATTATTACAGTGTCTTAGTCTCGGTACTCCTATGGAAGCTCGCACACaagttaaaaactgcaaatcTATCTTGCAATTTAAAAAGTATTAAGGTTTAACCTTTAAATTACTCGTCTAGTAAAGGTCTGTCTAACGCCTCTGGGTGGATTTCCCTAATAACAGGtatttaatgatgtgaaataaacGCTCCGTAACGCCTGAGAACGGCTGTAAGCTGCACATTTTTAACAAGGAACAGAATGCAAACAAAATTTCCTAGAGGAAATGATCTAAACTAAGAACCAGGATGCAGCACTACACTATAAACAACGATATTTTTGATGCAGCATGTCCACTAATTGATTCATGAAACCAAGTAGCTCCGATAGGTGAGTTAGCCGTGATGTAGCCACCATAACACAGCAGCGACGATTTTTATAGCCAAAATAGATACACAGCatcgtgtttttattttttcttgctgtGAAGTCAAAAAAGCACAGTGGGATGTTCTTTATTTAAGTAAACGAACCCCCTCACAGCATGATCCGCCTCTCCGTTGTTTGCGTGTTTACCGTTAGCTACCTAAATAAACAGCTTACGTTCAAATTATccgattttgtcgttttttaaaaatacttctcCTCTTACCTTAAAATGTTGGTCTCTGTATTGACTAACGTCGGTGTAAGAATCACTATTCAAGGCGTTTAATTTCGCAGACATTGTATAAAGATCACAAACAGGCGCCCAGCAGCGATTCAACGTACAGCACTGCGTGGAGTTCCGGTTCACGTGTCCGTCCTCTAAATGCCTCCGGTTGGAACAACTCGACACACAGCTACAGCGGCTTGATGGCGCCGTCTGTTGGTaccattttatgttttcatttattaatttaattccATGTACATCGAAGATAAACCAATTAAACTTAATGCATTTTTCAATATGTATGTTTTTCGAATCATTTAAAGATTTTTCCCATGAACCACGATGATTTAGAAATCTAAAACCTGTTATTACATCCATCACTATGACACTCTTTCGGTTCTAATTCTGATTCACATCTACACGGTTAATCTAATCAGCTATTTGTATtcggttttttttttatcataatgaataatattttggaaatgtttttgtataaACATCAACATGGATTTTTCAGCTATTCATCTGAAGACATTTATATTATATCGCTCACGTTAAAAGCGAATACATCAgactaaaaacagaaactaacACAGAAGCAGCACTTTAGTGCTTTATAGCAAAGAcgtatttatcattcattaaTATGAGGGATTgtattgttttccttttcttgcaAAATGAAATTGTCCCCCAAACACAAGGGTGAAACTGACAAACTGAAAATCACATGACCACTGAGCTGCTGAGTCACTAAAGCTGGAAGTTGTGTTTGATGTGGTGTATTTTTATTGGCTGAAGTGATTTAATCAGTGGCTCTGATGGACTGGTCCTACTGTCACATGCCAGTCAtgtttcctcattcattcattcattcatttacttatctatttttttatttttattttattttttttttggggggggggggggtatttaaatacacatattaattataaaatatccaacaaagattaattaaagcaaaataaaaaatgaacaaaaatatttacacatttttttaaacttcagtctgtgtttgatatttgactgttaaaaaaatatataattcttctgattatttctgtaatctctgctgatttttttttttttgtcacgaTACAtacaaaaactgcactttaagcTGCTGAACTTTCCCTTCATGGACCTCTTGTTGTGCTGCTACTGCCACAACGCTGCTGTTTTTACATAAGTTGTTATACAGATTTCCATTAGTTTCTTAGGTCAGTGGGTTACTATTTATCTTAATTATTTGAttattgttgctgcttttactAGAGCCAAGACCTGCATCCCGTATTTTGTTCCTCATGCTGTGAATTACAATGaaatatcttatttttttgcttgttttttcatGCCTTTGCATAATGTTTtggatggatttttttctgtatttcacaAACGGTTTTCCGATTTTTTTCCTGCACTTTAATATTGTGCTTTTCATAATGTGTATTAGATATTTTTGTAATACTGTTCCACTAATATTGTAATACAGCAATTATTCTACTACAGCATGAGGTCTTGATAGTAAAATAACAAAGTAAtataatattacaaaacaaataattattaGAATGGCGATGATCTACAGCAAATACAAATGTAGCCAAGAACagctaaatctaaaaaaaacaaaaaaaacacttgaaagGTTCCCACAGGGTCAAAATTTTTATTATCCTAAttcaaaaacttaaaatgaacaaaaatatttatCTTAATCAACCCTCAGCCTGACTTCATAGTCAATCAACAACCATAAATTATGTTGtgaaaaccattaaaaacatgTACAGATATAAATGAACCTGCTAAGAAattagagaaaattaaaaacaaaaatgagatgacaTGGCAGGACGTTGTCTGCAGGCAGACACTGGACttagctgctgactgacagttCTCCTAATGTTTAGCACACAATCAGTTCTTGTATCACATGATAACTTCTGTCACAGCATATTAAGCAAAGTCAGAAAAACGAGAACAGCAGCTCTGCCATACGGTGCCAGCTCCTCTCAAATTTGCCGTGTAATCATCAGAGGTCAGACGGTCTCCACTCAATAATGCAGCACCTCCTGGAATCTGAAAGAAAATTACAGCAAACATCTCCATCAGAAAAACAAGACTGTCTGAATTTGATGGTTGAGAGGCCCCCAGAGGCGGAGGAAATAGCTGCGAAAGAAATAGTTCAACACTGAAGGAAACACTTCCACGTCTTTATGCTAAATGTGAGTCATTAGCCAGCATgtgtttagcttagcttaggaTTAAAGGTCCATATTGTGCCCCTATTCCAGCAAATGAAAGAAAGTCTTCCACGTGCCCAAAATGTTTTCACCTccaaatactgcaaagatgctTCATTTTCACAATGATGTTTTAGtatctgtagctttaaatgctgctgagctgctgctcttcccgcccccttcaggaagaagactcacTCTGTGCCTGTGATTGACAGtgcagagacaaacagagaaTTAATTTAATGGGTCTTCTGGCAAAAATTCAATGCGGAAATAGGATTCACAAGGCCGTTGTCTTTAACTTGTGTGTTTGGTGAGTCTGACAGATGACGTTTTAAAAAGAGGAAGGTGACAAACTTCatgttttatggaaaacattttGGGTGTAGCTACATGAAGAGGTTAACTCATGTTTCATGGATCACTTTTAAAAACGCTACATTAGTTGTTCTTAAGGAGAGATAAGGAGGTGGTAAACTTGGTGCAATTAGACAAACTATATTTAGTTACACAGTGCTGCTTAGTGACAGAAATGAGTTTAAAGTCAATGCAACAACAACAGATGATACAGGAAATGACCAGAAACCAGATAAATGATTCGATAGATGTTGCTAAATGTAgggaaacaacaaacacacacttctgaACATTAAAACATAGTTCTAGTTTTGAAACCTACACTTTTACAGTGATACTGAACATacgctaccagtcaaaagtttggacacaccttctcattccatgcattttatttcattattttctacacCGCAAATTAAtattgaagacatcaaaactataaaagaatacagaaaacaataaacataaatgaaaaccactgaatgagaaggtgtgtctaaacttttgactggtagtgtaagtGATGCTGAATTTAATCAAATTAGCTCAAAAAAGTCTGAGGTATAATCCAGGAAACGTGACacagaagagattttttttttttaagaaaaaaaaggcccCAGCTGCTCATTTTTGCCCTCAGGACCCCAGAGCTGGTTAATCCAGGCAGGTATGGAGCCACATGGAGCCTGAATTGCACCTGGACGGATCCATACAGGTGACATCCACCTGCAGTAACTCACGTTTCCAAAGTGCCTTCCTCGCCGTCTCCTCTCCGTCAAAGCTCGGATCTCCTCTCGATGCTCAGCAGCTCCACTTCGAAGATGAGCGTCGCTCCTCCGGGGATCTTGGGAGGAGCCCCCCGGTCCCCATAGCCCAGCTCTGCGGGGATGACCAGCTTCCTCTTCTCGCCCTCGCACATGCCCAGCAGGCCCTGGTCCCAGCCTTTGATCACCTGGCCGGTGCCCAGCGTGAAGGTGAAGGGCCTGTCGCGGGGGATGCTGCTGTCAAACTCGGTGCCGTCCTCCAGCTTGCCGGTGTAGTGCATGTTCAGCACGTCTCCTTTGCGGGACTTGATGGGGCAGTTGTCGACGCGCTT
This region of Acanthochromis polyacanthus isolate Apoly-LR-REF ecotype Palm Island chromosome 4, KAUST_Apoly_ChrSc, whole genome shotgun sequence genomic DNA includes:
- the ncbp2 gene encoding nuclear cap-binding protein subunit 2, whose product is MSAKLNALNSDSYTDVSQYRDQHFKGNRYEQEKLLKQSNTLYVGNLSFYTTEEQVHELFSKSGDVKRIIIGLDKVKKTACGFCFVEYYTRADAEHAMRFINGTRLDDRIIRTDWDAGFKEGRQYGRGKSGGQVRDEYRQDYDPARGGYGKLAQQHRPTETRNSF
- the fkbp2 gene encoding peptidyl-prolyl cis-trans isomerase FKBP2 — its product is MRVLVLFAVAVLSLSPAAVSGAEKKKLQIGIKKRVDNCPIKSRKGDVLNMHYTGKLEDGTEFDSSIPRDRPFTFTLGTGQVIKGWDQGLLGMCEGEKRKLVIPAELGYGDRGAPPKIPGGATLIFEVELLSIERRSEL